From Sediminibacterium sp. TEGAF015, a single genomic window includes:
- a CDS encoding DNA recombination protein RmuC: MDPMVIVIGGGLVLLAILATLFFAKSRTTAQLTVLQEQVRQKEMLLQEQLSARALLQTEKEQLLGRLSKTEALLENSQNALKEAKQTSESLGAQLKLEFAEIAHKVMQSNSEQLRVKSEEKIGELLKPLKTELGEFKKKVDDVYVAEAKDRHVLKAEIDRLITMSQQVSQEANNLTTALKGNNKTQGNWGEMLLESILENSGLIKGNQFVTQEFIRDAAGNIIKDEEGRGLQPDVMVKYPDQRTIIIDSKVSLVHWEQYVNSEEETERNKVMSLHLSSLKSHIDGLSKKNYPRYAKALDYVLLFVPIEPAFLEAVKKDTNLWKYAYDKNIMLVSPTNLLAVLKIIADLWKVEQQNQNAIEIAEKAGMMYDKFVGFISNLEEVGKKIEAAQESYKVAFNQLSTGRGNLVGRAEELKKMGAKAQKQIPDKIIYELK, from the coding sequence ATGGACCCAATGGTAATTGTTATTGGGGGTGGATTAGTGCTGTTAGCCATTTTAGCCACCCTATTTTTTGCGAAGTCTCGCACCACTGCACAGCTCACTGTTTTACAGGAACAAGTGAGACAAAAGGAAATGCTATTGCAAGAGCAATTGAGTGCCCGTGCTTTATTGCAAACGGAGAAAGAGCAACTGCTTGGCCGACTTTCTAAAACAGAAGCGCTTTTAGAAAATAGCCAGAACGCATTGAAGGAAGCCAAACAGACCAGCGAGTCTTTGGGCGCGCAACTCAAATTGGAGTTTGCTGAAATTGCCCATAAAGTGATGCAAAGCAATAGCGAACAATTGCGGGTAAAGAGCGAAGAAAAAATTGGTGAACTCTTGAAGCCATTGAAAACAGAACTAGGCGAGTTCAAGAAAAAAGTGGACGATGTATATGTGGCAGAAGCCAAGGATCGTCATGTATTAAAGGCCGAGATAGATCGCTTGATTACCATGAGCCAACAAGTGAGTCAGGAAGCGAATAATTTAACCACCGCACTTAAAGGCAATAACAAGACCCAGGGGAACTGGGGCGAAATGTTGTTGGAAAGCATATTAGAAAACAGCGGATTGATTAAGGGCAATCAATTTGTAACCCAAGAATTCATTCGGGACGCTGCTGGCAATATCATTAAAGACGAGGAAGGACGGGGCTTACAGCCAGACGTGATGGTGAAGTATCCCGATCAACGCACGATTATTATAGACTCTAAAGTTTCCTTGGTGCATTGGGAACAATATGTAAACAGCGAAGAGGAAACCGAACGCAACAAAGTGATGAGCTTGCATTTGAGTTCCTTAAAGTCGCATATTGATGGGCTGAGTAAAAAGAATTATCCCCGATATGCGAAGGCATTGGATTATGTATTGCTCTTTGTTCCGATTGAGCCAGCTTTTTTAGAAGCAGTGAAAAAAGACACGAATTTGTGGAAGTATGCCTATGATAAAAATATCATGTTGGTAAGCCCCACGAATTTATTGGCGGTCCTAAAAATTATTGCCGACCTCTGGAAGGTAGAACAGCAAAACCAAAATGCCATTGAGATTGCGGAGAAAGCGGGAATGATGTATGATAAGTTTGTGGGCTTTATCAGCAACTTAGAAGAAGTGGGCAAGAAGATTGAGGCAGCACAAGAATCGTATAAAGTGGCGTTTAATCAACTCAGTACGGGGAGAGGAAACTTGGTAGGTCGTGCGGAAGAGTTAAAGAAAATGGGCGCCAAAGCACAGAAACAGATTCCGGATAAAATTATTTATGAGTTGAAATAG
- a CDS encoding helix-turn-helix transcriptional regulator: protein MPKNKSAVLRYRIIDGCLTNSMHPYPTLEMIQKKIESQLDKPISISMLNKDIAAMKDIYGAPIAYDKQRGGYYYSEKNFSISEFPLTGEEIEALDFSTALLQQIRGTRLFQQFENAINKVIEGYRISKIEGIAQRQILQVEEPVRPQNSPYLEQLLQSIIHQQALEVTYQGYGREAKVHQFSAHLLKEYRNCWYVVGYSDRAKNLLMFALDRIKSIADSKSRYIKVDSFDPQEFFQYSFGITQIHEAKPEKVVLQFTTYQAPFVLNQPLHHSQKLLKQNEAVVEIEYHVYITTELIMTILSYGKQVKVLAPKTLKEQIRATVQEMAALYA, encoded by the coding sequence ATGCCGAAAAACAAATCTGCTGTTTTACGTTATAGAATTATTGATGGCTGTTTAACCAATAGCATGCACCCCTATCCAACATTGGAAATGATTCAGAAAAAAATTGAATCGCAGTTGGACAAGCCCATTTCTATTTCGATGCTGAACAAAGACATTGCAGCCATGAAAGATATTTATGGGGCGCCCATTGCTTACGATAAACAGCGAGGAGGGTATTATTACAGCGAGAAGAATTTCTCTATTTCCGAGTTCCCCCTAACGGGCGAAGAAATTGAAGCCTTAGATTTCTCCACGGCTTTGTTGCAGCAAATCCGCGGCACCAGGTTGTTTCAGCAGTTTGAAAATGCCATCAATAAAGTAATAGAAGGATACCGAATCAGTAAAATTGAAGGGATTGCCCAACGCCAAATTTTACAAGTAGAAGAACCCGTTCGTCCGCAGAACAGTCCTTACCTAGAGCAATTGTTACAAAGTATTATCCACCAACAAGCACTAGAAGTAACTTACCAGGGGTATGGACGCGAAGCCAAAGTGCATCAGTTCTCTGCGCATTTATTAAAAGAGTACCGCAACTGCTGGTATGTGGTGGGCTATTCGGATCGGGCAAAGAATTTATTGATGTTTGCCTTGGATCGAATCAAATCCATTGCGGATAGTAAGAGCCGATATATTAAAGTAGACAGTTTTGATCCCCAGGAATTCTTTCAATACTCTTTTGGCATAACACAGATACACGAAGCGAAGCCCGAGAAAGTGGTATTGCAGTTCACGACGTATCAGGCGCCCTTTGTATTAAACCAGCCATTGCATCATTCACAGAAGTTGTTAAAACAAAATGAGGCTGTTGTAGAAATAGAATATCATGTGTATATTACAACTGAGTTAATCATGACCATCCTTTCTTATGGAAAGCAAGTGAAAGTATTGGCTCCTAAAACTTTAAAAGAGCAAATTCGAGCAACTGTGCAAGAAATGGCTGCGCTGTACGCTTAA
- a CDS encoding glycoside hydrolase family 16 protein — protein MKQARHNISSHFWLLLVFLTAQASTNIFAQTKNKPFQKLVWSDEFNGKGLPDPTKWDYDTAMGCPKICGWGNNELQYYTHKNTKNVRQEDGMLIVEARREKMGEAQYTSARIVTKNKGDWKYGRIDVRAKLPAGRGMWPAIWMLPTEWKYGGWPHSGEIDIMENVGFWPDSVLGTVHTNAYNGMKGTQKTKGLNFKDLSTAFHVYSIEWDAKKIRFYVDNILYNEFKNSGKGVDEWPFDQRFHLLINIAVGGNWGGQKGIDDSIFPQKMYVDYVRVYQ, from the coding sequence ATGAAGCAAGCGAGACATAATATCAGCAGTCACTTTTGGTTACTGCTGGTGTTTCTTACTGCACAAGCAAGTACCAATATTTTTGCACAAACAAAAAACAAACCTTTTCAAAAATTGGTTTGGTCTGATGAGTTTAATGGAAAAGGATTGCCAGATCCTACTAAATGGGACTATGATACAGCAATGGGTTGCCCCAAAATTTGCGGATGGGGAAATAATGAGTTGCAGTATTATACCCATAAAAATACCAAGAATGTACGCCAGGAAGATGGCATGCTAATAGTGGAAGCCCGCAGGGAAAAAATGGGAGAAGCACAGTATACGAGTGCCAGAATTGTAACAAAAAATAAAGGCGATTGGAAATATGGACGCATTGATGTGCGCGCCAAACTGCCCGCCGGACGTGGCATGTGGCCTGCAATCTGGATGTTACCCACCGAATGGAAATATGGGGGATGGCCGCATAGTGGTGAAATTGATATCATGGAAAATGTTGGCTTTTGGCCTGATTCTGTTTTAGGAACCGTGCATACCAATGCATACAATGGCATGAAAGGGACACAAAAAACCAAGGGCCTCAATTTCAAAGATTTGTCCACGGCATTTCACGTGTATAGTATTGAGTGGGATGCAAAAAAAATTCGTTTCTATGTAGACAATATTTTATACAATGAATTTAAGAACAGTGGTAAGGGTGTGGACGAATGGCCCTTTGATCAACGTTTTCATTTACTCATCAATATAGCCGTAGGCGGAAACTGGGGCGGACAGAAAGGAATAGATGATAGCATATTCCCACAGAAAATGTATGTGGATTATGTTAGGGTGTATCAATAA
- a CDS encoding family 16 glycosylhydrolase, translated as MRFILSVIGIGSFLLLGCGKKESGPTVVAPTNLTVNAVVSTDNSGNVNFTASATNATTYDYDFGNGVFQTVPSGIVTYKYPASGTYTVNVIAKSSSGQTISKSTQITVAVALSLVFSDEFDANGAPDPSKWGYDIGTGSGGWGNNELQHYTNRLDNAFVSNGTLKIKAIKENFSGSAYTSARILTQNKFSFKYGKVEVKAKLPTGIGTWPAVWMLGSNINTVSWPACGEIDIMEHKGAQLNRIYGTVHHPARFGGNADGGTRDITNATTEFHIYTMEWNATSIKFLVDGNVFHTVANNNSLPFNQNFFLIMNLAMGGTFGGAVESGFTNATMEIDYIRVYQ; from the coding sequence ATGAGGTTCATATTAAGCGTGATAGGAATCGGATCTTTTTTGCTGCTTGGTTGCGGCAAGAAAGAATCCGGTCCAACAGTGGTGGCTCCCACCAATCTAACGGTAAATGCAGTAGTGAGTACAGATAATAGTGGCAACGTCAACTTTACTGCAAGTGCTACTAATGCCACTACCTATGACTACGATTTTGGAAACGGTGTTTTTCAAACGGTTCCTTCGGGGATTGTAACCTATAAGTATCCGGCATCGGGTACCTATACGGTTAACGTAATAGCCAAAAGTTCGAGTGGACAAACCATTTCTAAAAGCACACAAATAACCGTTGCTGTTGCACTGTCGCTTGTATTTTCTGATGAGTTTGATGCAAACGGTGCTCCAGATCCCTCTAAATGGGGATACGATATTGGAACGGGCTCTGGAGGTTGGGGTAATAATGAATTACAGCATTATACCAATCGCCTAGACAATGCATTCGTATCGAATGGAACGCTGAAAATTAAAGCTATCAAAGAAAATTTCAGTGGAAGTGCTTATACTAGTGCTCGTATTTTAACACAGAATAAATTCAGTTTTAAATACGGAAAAGTAGAAGTTAAAGCTAAACTACCAACTGGTATTGGAACCTGGCCTGCCGTTTGGATGCTGGGAAGTAATATTAACACAGTAAGCTGGCCTGCTTGTGGTGAAATTGATATTATGGAACACAAAGGTGCACAGCTTAACCGAATTTATGGAACTGTACACCATCCAGCAAGATTTGGTGGCAATGCCGATGGGGGTACACGAGATATTACCAACGCAACCACAGAGTTTCATATTTATACTATGGAGTGGAATGCTACATCCATTAAGTTTTTAGTAGATGGAAATGTATTTCATACGGTAGCGAATAATAACAGCTTACCTTTTAATCAAAATTTCTTTTTAATCATGAACCTGGCTATGGGAGGAACATTCGGTGGTGCTGTTGAAAGCGGCTTTACCAATGCAACTATGGAAATTGACTATATTAGGGTTTATCAATAG